In Pedobacter sp. W3I1, one DNA window encodes the following:
- a CDS encoding type II secretion system protein GspD: MKNKNVLNVLIGMTLLLLSLSGLTVSAQVTTTPDRLKAIEERLRNLSVTVPGLNQPVQLSMSGASAQEFLRALAQSNNLNINIDPQLNFKVYTNFRNETAMNVILFMAKEYDLDINLIGSIMSVTKVQVPKPAVVPKDFRVNYNSSNEYLGFELNNDTLSQVAKKISQLSQKNVVVPVALMGKKVSGFIAAAPFEVALEKLAYANELKMNKTNDGVFIFQSLGEGEELYVNGDNATAIKRGNKAAAQGPSNFSLSGKKDAQGNRTVSVDALNTPILDLIKSASSEVGANYFIYSDIKGTVSTRLSGIGYDTFLTALLQGTEYTYKKDGGVYLIGDRKLEGLRANRIVQLQHRSLDTIQMMIPNEWKRGVEIKEFREQNTLLLSGSSPQVNEIENYIKQIDRVVPMVLIEVTLVDVRKGKSVKTGISAGVSDSVRTGGTILPGIDYTFGANSINNFLSKLGRNGAVNLGRVTPNFYVKLSALENNNNVDIRSVPKLSTLNGHSANLSIGSSRYYSQKTQNVIPSLNAQTVVTEQFTEVNANLEIDIRPVVSGDDQVTLNIKVNISDFIGSPPLNAPPPKSTSKFSSIIRAKNEDMIVLGGLERTESNESGSGIPILSRIPVLKWLFSSREKSNNKVVTLVFIKPTILY, from the coding sequence ATGAAGAATAAAAACGTATTAAATGTGCTGATCGGTATGACCCTTTTGCTCTTAAGCCTGTCGGGTTTGACGGTATCGGCACAGGTTACCACTACACCAGACCGCCTAAAGGCAATTGAAGAACGCTTGAGGAACCTTTCGGTAACGGTGCCGGGACTAAATCAGCCCGTACAACTGTCCATGTCGGGTGCTTCTGCACAAGAGTTTTTAAGGGCCCTGGCACAATCGAACAATTTGAATATCAATATCGACCCTCAGCTCAATTTTAAGGTTTATACCAATTTTCGTAACGAAACGGCAATGAACGTGATATTGTTCATGGCAAAAGAATATGATCTGGATATCAATCTCATCGGATCGATCATGTCGGTTACAAAAGTGCAGGTTCCAAAGCCTGCTGTAGTGCCGAAAGATTTTCGTGTAAACTACAATTCATCAAATGAATACCTTGGTTTTGAACTCAATAACGATACATTAAGCCAGGTAGCCAAAAAAATCAGTCAGCTTTCGCAAAAGAATGTGGTGGTTCCGGTAGCACTGATGGGTAAAAAAGTAAGTGGTTTTATCGCCGCTGCACCTTTTGAGGTGGCGTTAGAAAAACTGGCTTATGCCAATGAGCTTAAAATGAACAAAACCAATGATGGGGTATTCATTTTTCAATCTTTGGGAGAAGGAGAAGAACTTTACGTTAATGGAGATAATGCCACAGCAATAAAACGGGGCAATAAGGCCGCCGCACAGGGACCTTCGAATTTTAGCCTGAGTGGTAAAAAAGATGCACAAGGCAACCGTACTGTAAGTGTTGATGCACTTAATACACCCATATTAGACTTGATTAAATCAGCCTCAAGTGAGGTTGGTGCCAATTACTTTATATATTCAGACATTAAAGGTACGGTGAGTACCAGACTGAGCGGTATCGGTTATGATACTTTTCTCACCGCTTTACTTCAAGGTACCGAATATACCTATAAAAAGGATGGTGGCGTTTACCTGATCGGTGACCGTAAACTGGAAGGCCTGCGGGCGAACAGAATCGTTCAGTTGCAGCACCGCTCGTTGGATACCATCCAGATGATGATCCCAAATGAGTGGAAGAGAGGTGTAGAGATTAAAGAATTCCGCGAACAGAATACCTTATTGCTTTCAGGATCTTCCCCTCAGGTAAATGAAATCGAGAATTATATTAAACAGATTGATCGGGTAGTGCCCATGGTGCTGATCGAGGTAACTTTGGTGGATGTTAGAAAAGGTAAATCTGTTAAAACAGGTATTTCTGCCGGGGTTTCAGATAGCGTTCGGACGGGAGGTACGATATTACCAGGTATCGATTATACCTTTGGCGCAAATTCCATCAACAATTTTCTTTCCAAACTTGGTAGGAATGGGGCTGTAAACCTTGGTAGGGTAACACCGAACTTTTACGTCAAGCTCAGTGCATTAGAAAACAATAACAATGTAGATATCCGTTCGGTTCCGAAACTTTCAACCCTTAACGGCCATTCGGCCAATTTAAGTATCGGAAGTTCAAGATATTACAGCCAGAAAACACAAAATGTGATTCCTTCGCTTAATGCACAGACTGTTGTAACTGAGCAGTTTACAGAAGTGAATGCCAATCTGGAAATTGATATCAGGCCGGTCGTTTCAGGCGATGATCAGGTGACTTTGAACATTAAGGTGAACATATCCGATTTTATTGGTAGTCCGCCTTTAAATGCACCACCACCAAAATCAACCAGTAAATTTAGCTCTATTATCAGGGCGAAAAATGAAGATATGATCGTTCTGGGTGGGCTAGAACGTACCGAAAGCAATGAAAGCGGCTCGGGCATACCCATACTATCGAGAATTCCTGTATTGAAATGGCTTTTTAGCAGTCGTGAAAAATCAAATAACAAAGTGGTAACGCTGGTATTTATTAAACCCACAATTTTGTATTAA